One window from the genome of bacterium encodes:
- a CDS encoding GIY-YIG nuclease family protein: MFPLSKYNIPIKLLLKNFSAAPKNTGVYFFLSRAGKALYIGKAIDIRTRLRSHFANADTANPAKAKLLKETCAVRWELCDSEPEALIREAELIKKLKPRFNILLRDDKNYFFVAITKEPFPKVFLTHQPSTPLKSISYGQEAKYIGPFTDGGSLKQTLKHLRKIFPYCICKTPHRRPCLAALLGRCAGACCLKEARLKLKNYGEIKRRYRQGILSLAETLGGKRYALGARLLREMKISARKNEFEKAALLRDQLRALETVFRHRAVVANRDIKEEREKALSHLQKLLDLPKAPRRIEMYDMSNIQGTWAVGSMVVFTDGLPDKSQYRKFRIKTVRGIDDTAMMQEVIWRRLRHNEWPIADILAVDGGKGQMSATLTALYNTQYPIPNIQYMPILGLAKGKDELHYMTFEAKSYELKAISSMPRSRLPRPLRHLLNHLQAEAHRFAITYHRKLRSSGT; the protein is encoded by the coding sequence ATGTTCCCGTTGTCAAAATATAACATCCCGATTAAACTGCTTCTGAAAAATTTTTCCGCGGCCCCAAAAAATACCGGGGTTTATTTCTTTTTGTCCCGCGCAGGAAAAGCCCTTTACATCGGCAAGGCTATCGATATTAGAACGCGTCTTCGGTCACACTTTGCAAATGCGGATACGGCTAATCCTGCCAAGGCAAAGCTTCTTAAAGAAACGTGCGCGGTCCGGTGGGAGCTGTGCGATTCGGAGCCGGAAGCGCTCATTCGCGAGGCCGAACTCATTAAAAAACTGAAACCCAGATTCAATATCCTCCTGCGGGACGACAAAAACTATTTTTTTGTCGCTATTACCAAAGAGCCTTTCCCAAAAGTATTTTTGACACACCAGCCTTCCACGCCCTTAAAATCCATAAGTTACGGACAAGAAGCCAAATACATCGGGCCTTTTACGGACGGGGGCTCACTCAAACAGACATTAAAACATCTGCGGAAAATTTTTCCTTACTGTATCTGCAAAACACCGCATAGACGGCCCTGCCTTGCTGCCCTTCTTGGAAGATGCGCCGGCGCCTGTTGCCTTAAAGAGGCAAGGTTAAAATTAAAAAACTACGGAGAAATTAAGCGCCGATACCGGCAGGGAATCTTATCGCTCGCGGAAACTCTTGGCGGAAAACGTTATGCGCTAGGCGCCAGGCTTTTGCGCGAAATGAAAATTTCTGCCCGAAAAAATGAATTTGAAAAAGCAGCGCTCCTGCGCGATCAACTTCGGGCGCTTGAGACAGTTTTTAGACATCGTGCAGTCGTGGCAAACCGGGACATCAAAGAGGAGCGCGAAAAGGCCTTGAGTCACCTGCAAAAGTTATTAGATCTGCCAAAAGCGCCGCGCCGCATTGAGATGTACGATATGTCGAATATCCAGGGAACATGGGCTGTCGGATCCATGGTTGTATTCACCGATGGCTTGCCCGACAAAAGCCAATACCGCAAGTTCCGCATAAAAACTGTTCGCGGCATCGACGATACGGCCATGATGCAAGAAGTCATCTGGCGCCGCCTGCGGCACAATGAATGGCCGATAGCCGATATACTTGCGGTGGACGGAGGAAAAGGACAAATGAGCGCAACGCTTACAGCGTTGTACAATACCCAATATCCAATACCCAATATCCAATACATGCCAATCCTAGGATTGGCAAAGGGAAAGGACGAATTACATTACATGACATTTGAGGCTAAAAGCTATGAGCTAAAAGCTATAAGCTCTATGCCCCGCTCCCGCCTCCCCCGCCCGCTCCGGCATCTTCTGAACCATCTTCAAGCCGAAGCGCACCGATTCGCAATTACCTACCATCGGAAATTACGATCTTCCGGAACTTAG
- a CDS encoding DUF58 domain-containing protein: MWENLPLIIKKRVRQREGDCLASSLVDEDGFEPQGMREFSPDDPPRALSVRDYLRTGQMVVVEKHPDRNALVLFLVDVSASEFLGSARLKHAASLDVMRGLATACLARNFTIVVFAFTTRVEFESHPIRSMHALESVIAQIEVLALTEKKTDPSSALNRAWDVAMRPQDPADLICIVSDFLFPNTDTTDLEMLADACDVIAVALRDPLEESLPPFAGGVMLRDAETGATSWASSVGDYDPLPGLERVGIDACLLRTSESDVEHYEKLSDFFETRREEI, encoded by the coding sequence ATGTGGGAAAACCTTCCCCTAATCATCAAAAAGCGCGTCCGCCAGCGTGAAGGGGATTGTCTCGCAAGTTCTCTTGTGGATGAGGATGGCTTTGAGCCTCAGGGTATGCGCGAGTTCTCACCCGATGACCCGCCTCGTGCCTTGAGCGTCCGCGACTATCTTCGGACGGGACAAATGGTCGTTGTCGAAAAACATCCCGACCGGAACGCCCTCGTACTTTTTCTTGTGGATGTTTCCGCCTCAGAATTTCTTGGCTCTGCGCGCTTGAAACACGCCGCATCGCTCGATGTCATGCGCGGTCTTGCAACCGCATGTCTCGCGAGAAACTTCACTATTGTTGTTTTCGCTTTTACGACTCGCGTCGAATTCGAGTCCCATCCCATCCGTAGCATGCATGCCCTCGAAAGCGTTATTGCCCAGATCGAAGTTCTCGCGCTTACCGAAAAGAAGACCGACCCCTCTTCTGCCCTCAATCGCGCATGGGACGTCGCGATGCGTCCGCAAGATCCCGCAGATCTTATTTGTATCGTATCGGACTTTCTTTTTCCGAATACGGATACGACAGACCTGGAGATGCTTGCCGATGCCTGCGATGTCATCGCAGTGGCGCTGCGTGATCCGCTCGAAGAATCGCTGCCGCCGTTTGCAGGGGGGGTCATGCTGCGCGATGCGGAAACGGGAGCAACATCCTGGGCATCGTCAGTCGGCGATTACGATCCTCTGCCAGGTCTTGAGCGCGTTGGCATAGACGCCTGCCTGCTCCGGACATCGGAGTCCGACGTGGAGCACTACGAAAAACTCTCCGATTTTTTTGAAACTCGGCGGGAAGAGATTTAA
- a CDS encoding MoxR family ATPase, which yields MDKDTELLGKDKLPHNDMGRAFLEKYGRALKEVHKPVIALDEQVELLYIGILAKGHVILEGDPGVGKTLLANAVGRTINAQRSRIQCTPDLKPAEILYRLAGFGDKDGGGKLQDMRLGRGALFTQFLLADEINRLAPKTCSVFLEVLEEQQITFENETVSLGEFYVCAATQNRVESSQSTNQLPEALMERFMLNILVPYPSPELRCRVDVHNAEELMNDVQLVFDVKDFVEVGNAVFDQYVRSHDHDDVIVRYSDSIIDAIFNHAVVRSPKTGAEGWAPGIRAGEDMLRAAAARAFLNGRDRIEFGDIRALARPVLRFKFSRDPRLSRKYGITSNNQVIEEVLRSVPIGGKGV from the coding sequence ATGGACAAAGATACCGAATTACTCGGGAAAGACAAGCTTCCCCATAATGACATGGGGCGAGCGTTCCTTGAGAAATATGGGCGTGCCCTCAAAGAAGTGCACAAACCCGTTATTGCCCTGGACGAGCAGGTTGAGCTTTTATACATTGGTATCCTTGCAAAGGGACATGTGATTTTGGAAGGCGACCCGGGCGTAGGGAAAACCCTTCTCGCAAATGCCGTTGGGCGGACTATTAACGCACAAAGAAGCCGCATTCAGTGTACGCCGGACCTTAAGCCCGCGGAGATACTCTACAGATTGGCCGGGTTTGGGGACAAGGACGGCGGCGGAAAACTGCAGGACATGCGCCTTGGCCGCGGCGCGCTTTTTACGCAATTCTTGCTTGCGGACGAGATCAACCGGCTGGCTCCCAAGACCTGCTCGGTATTTCTGGAAGTTCTGGAAGAACAGCAGATCACTTTCGAGAACGAGACGGTGAGTCTCGGCGAGTTTTATGTGTGCGCCGCAACACAGAATCGTGTCGAATCTTCCCAGTCCACGAATCAGCTTCCCGAAGCGCTTATGGAGCGGTTTATGCTCAACATACTCGTTCCGTACCCTTCTCCGGAGCTTCGGTGCCGTGTCGATGTGCACAACGCCGAGGAGCTCATGAATGACGTACAACTCGTCTTCGACGTCAAGGATTTCGTTGAAGTGGGAAATGCTGTTTTCGACCAGTACGTGCGGAGCCACGATCACGATGATGTCATTGTGCGCTACAGCGATAGCATTATTGATGCCATCTTCAATCACGCCGTTGTTCGCAGTCCCAAGACCGGCGCCGAAGGATGGGCGCCCGGCATCCGCGCCGGTGAAGACATGCTGCGTGCAGCCGCTGCGCGCGCATTCCTGAACGGACGCGACCGCATCGAATTTGGCGATATCCGGGCATTAGCGCGGCCCGTACTGCGTTTCAAATTCTCTCGCGATCCCCGGCTCTCCAGAAAATATGGAATCACTTCGAACAATCAGGTCATCGAGGAAGTGTTGCGCAGTGTTCCGATAGGCGGGAAGGGGGTGTAG
- the rplU gene encoding 50S ribosomal protein L21, which produces MSDKLAIIKTGGKQYIVSPGKRLKVEKLGKNTGENFYFGEVLLIGNANGESVTVGKPYLPSARVAAKVIVGEGRARKIKMLKYKPKKRYRRRIGHRQSFTEVEIESITS; this is translated from the coding sequence ATGTCCGACAAGCTGGCAATTATAAAAACCGGAGGGAAACAATACATTGTTTCTCCGGGAAAACGGCTAAAAGTGGAGAAACTGGGGAAAAACACCGGAGAAAATTTTTACTTTGGAGAGGTGCTTTTGATTGGCAACGCAAACGGCGAAAGCGTTACGGTCGGGAAACCCTATCTGCCATCGGCGCGCGTTGCGGCGAAAGTTATTGTTGGGGAAGGCAGAGCACGAAAAATAAAAATGCTTAAATACAAGCCCAAGAAACGCTATCGCAGACGTATCGGTCATCGCCAGTCGTTTACCGAAGTTGAAATAGAAAGCATCACATCATAA